One window from the genome of Streptococcus halotolerans encodes:
- a CDS encoding NUDIX hydrolase produces MDFRTEVDHHSFGVRATALIIRDSHIFLSKHEDGYHTIGGAIEVGEASSQAVLREMQEEVGITGEIVDLAFVVENQFTVNGGNFHNIEFHYLIKPFEELPTEMVEGEKSYPCEWLPLNKLDDFEIKPAFLKKALKNWNGQLRHVINKDGED; encoded by the coding sequence ATGGATTTTCGGACAGAGGTTGATCATCACAGTTTTGGAGTCCGTGCGACAGCCTTGATCATTAGAGATAGTCACATATTTTTAAGCAAGCATGAAGACGGCTACCATACTATCGGTGGTGCGATTGAAGTTGGAGAAGCGAGTTCACAAGCGGTTCTTCGTGAAATGCAAGAAGAAGTCGGCATTACTGGTGAGATAGTAGATTTGGCCTTTGTGGTGGAAAATCAGTTTACAGTTAATGGGGGTAATTTCCATAATATTGAATTCCATTATTTAATCAAACCATTTGAAGAACTACCGACTGAGATGGTTGAAGGTGAAAAAAGTTACCCCTGTGAATGGCTGCCTTTGAATAAACTGGATGATTTTGAAATCAAACCCGCTTTCCTCAAAAAAGCTTTAAAAAACTGGAATGGACAGTTAAGACATGTTATAAATAAAGATGGAGAAGATTAA
- a CDS encoding histidine phosphatase family protein, translating to MKQTVYLVRHAEPNYNNHNDEDRELTPKGLQDCQLLLDYFNSITIDSIYSSPFKRAIQTITELAEEKKLLIQITENFKERKIDNIWIDDFNDFAKRQWQDFSYQLASGESLQQVQDRTIQELQKILDKKEKTLLISSHGTAISTIINYYDKQFSFDNFQDIKKLMPFVATLIFKDGKIEDISITNLFTKQAEYLKRS from the coding sequence ATGAAGCAAACGGTTTATCTTGTTCGACATGCTGAACCTAACTACAACAATCATAACGATGAAGACAGAGAGTTAACACCAAAAGGTTTACAAGATTGTCAACTTTTGCTGGATTACTTTAACTCCATTACCATAGATAGCATCTATTCCAGTCCCTTTAAACGTGCCATTCAAACCATAACTGAACTAGCTGAAGAAAAAAAGTTACTTATCCAAATAACAGAAAACTTTAAAGAGCGTAAAATTGATAATATTTGGATCGATGACTTTAATGATTTTGCTAAACGTCAATGGCAAGATTTTAGTTATCAATTAGCCAGTGGCGAAAGTCTACAACAGGTACAAGATAGGACAATCCAAGAACTACAGAAAATTCTTGATAAGAAAGAAAAGACTCTGCTCATTTCATCCCACGGGACAGCCATCTCAACAATCATCAACTATTATGATAAGCAGTTTAGCTTTGACAACTTTCAAGACATTAAAAAATTAATGCCATTCGTTGCAACTTTAATATTCAAGGATGGCAAGATAGAAGACATTTCTATTACAAACCTTTTTACTAAGCAAGCAGAATATTTAAAAAGAAGTTGA
- the mnmA gene encoding tRNA 2-thiouridine(34) synthase MnmA: MIDNSKTRVVVGMSGGVDSSVTALMLKEQGYDVVGVFMKNWDDTDEFGVCTATEDYKDVAAVADQIGIPYYSVNFEKEYWDRVFEYFLAEYRAGRTPNPDVMCNKEIKFKAFLDYAMSLGADYVATGHYAQVSRDEDGTVHMLRGADNGKDQTYFLSQLSQEQLQKTMFPLGHLQKSEVREIAERAGLATAKKKDSTGICFIGEKNFKEFLSQYLPAQKGRMMTVDGRDMGEHAGLMYYTIGQRGGLGIGGQQGGDNEPWFVVGKDLSKNILYVGQGFYHESLMSTSLDASTIHFTREMPEEFTLECTAKFRYRQPDSKVTVKVKGDKAEVIFAEPQRAITPGQAVVFYDGDECLGGGIIDQAYKDGVACQYI; the protein is encoded by the coding sequence ATGATTGATAATTCAAAGACTCGTGTCGTTGTCGGCATGAGTGGAGGAGTTGACTCCTCAGTCACAGCTCTTATGCTTAAAGAGCAAGGTTATGACGTTGTTGGTGTCTTCATGAAAAACTGGGATGATACTGACGAATTTGGTGTCTGTACAGCGACAGAAGACTACAAGGATGTTGCAGCGGTGGCTGATCAGATTGGGATACCTTACTACTCAGTTAATTTTGAAAAAGAGTATTGGGATCGTGTGTTTGAGTATTTCTTGGCAGAATATCGTGCAGGACGCACTCCTAATCCAGACGTCATGTGTAATAAAGAGATTAAATTCAAGGCTTTCTTAGATTATGCTATGAGCCTTGGGGCTGATTACGTCGCAACTGGGCATTATGCACAGGTTTCCCGTGACGAAGATGGGACTGTCCACATGCTTCGTGGGGCAGATAACGGTAAGGATCAAACCTATTTCCTAAGTCAATTATCACAAGAACAATTGCAAAAAACCATGTTTCCACTTGGTCATTTGCAAAAGTCTGAAGTACGTGAAATTGCTGAGCGAGCAGGACTTGCAACAGCTAAGAAAAAAGACTCAACGGGAATTTGTTTTATTGGTGAGAAGAATTTCAAAGAATTTCTCAGCCAATACCTTCCAGCTCAAAAAGGTCGCATGATGACAGTTGATGGTCGTGATATGGGAGAACACGCTGGCTTGATGTATTATACCATCGGTCAACGTGGCGGACTTGGTATCGGTGGCCAACAAGGTGGCGACAATGAGCCTTGGTTTGTTGTTGGAAAAGATTTGTCAAAAAATATTCTCTATGTTGGACAAGGCTTTTACCATGAGTCACTTATGTCAACCTCACTTGACGCTTCAACCATACACTTTACACGTGAGATGCCAGAAGAGTTCACGTTAGAATGCACAGCCAAGTTCCGTTACCGTCAACCAGATAGTAAAGTAACTGTCAAGGTTAAGGGCGACAAGGCAGAAGTTATCTTTGCTGAACCTCAGCGTGCTATCACACCAGGACAAGCTGTTGTTTTCTATGACGGTGATGAGTGTCTTGGTGGTGGCATTATCGATCAAGCTTACAAAGATGGTGTCGCTTGTCAGTATATCTAA
- the mnmG gene encoding tRNA uridine-5-carboxymethylaminomethyl(34) synthesis enzyme MnmG: MEHHFVEEFDVIVVGAGHAGVEAALAASRMGCKTLLATINLEMLAFMPCNPSIGGSAKGIVVREIDALGGEMGKNIDKTYIQMKMLNTGKGPAVRALRAQADKHLYAVEMKKTVEQQENLTLRQSMIDDILVEDGKVVGVLTATGQKYGARAVIITTGTALRGEIILGDLKYSSGPNNSLASITLADNLAKHGLEIDRFKTGTPPRVKGSTINYSVTEVQPGDIKPNHFSFLSKDEDYITDQVDCWLTYTNETSHDLIKENLHRAPMFSGVVKGVGPRYCPSIEDKIVRFADKERHQLFLEPEGRQTDEVYVQGLSTSLPEDVQRDLIHSVKGLENAEMMRTGYAIEYDIVLPHQLRATLETKVISGLFTAGQTNGTSGYEEAAGQGIIAGINAALKVQGKPEFILKRSDAYIGVMIDDLVTKGTLEPYRLLTSRAEYRLILRHDNADMRLTPLGRQVGLVDDERWNIFEIKKNQFDNELTRLDTVKLKPVKQTNERIQALGFKPLTDAMTAKAFMRRPEIDYKLATEFVGPAVEELDSKVIELLETEIKYEGYINKALDQVDKMKRMEEKRIPANIDWDAIDSIATEARQKFKKINPETIGQASRISGVNPADISILMVYLEGNNKARRNLQ, encoded by the coding sequence GTGGAACATCATTTTGTAGAAGAATTTGACGTTATCGTTGTTGGTGCCGGTCATGCGGGAGTGGAAGCTGCCTTGGCAGCAAGCCGTATGGGTTGCAAAACCTTACTAGCTACGATTAACTTAGAAATGTTGGCTTTTATGCCATGTAACCCCTCTATTGGGGGATCGGCTAAAGGGATTGTCGTACGTGAAATCGATGCCCTTGGCGGCGAGATGGGTAAAAACATTGATAAGACCTATATCCAGATGAAAATGCTCAACACGGGTAAAGGTCCCGCGGTGCGTGCTCTTCGTGCTCAAGCTGATAAGCATCTTTATGCTGTAGAAATGAAAAAAACAGTTGAGCAGCAAGAAAACTTGACTCTTCGTCAAAGCATGATTGATGATATCTTGGTTGAAGATGGTAAGGTTGTTGGTGTTTTAACAGCGACTGGTCAAAAATATGGTGCGCGTGCAGTTATCATCACAACTGGTACAGCTTTACGCGGTGAAATCATTTTAGGTGATCTTAAGTATTCGTCTGGTCCAAACAATAGCTTAGCCTCTATTACACTGGCTGATAATCTTGCTAAACATGGTCTGGAAATTGATCGTTTTAAAACAGGAACACCGCCGCGTGTCAAGGGCTCAACCATTAATTATTCCGTGACAGAGGTGCAACCTGGCGATATCAAACCGAATCATTTTTCATTCCTGTCTAAGGATGAAGATTATATTACAGATCAAGTTGACTGTTGGTTGACATACACCAATGAGACAAGTCATGACTTAATCAAAGAAAATCTTCACCGTGCGCCAATGTTTTCAGGTGTTGTTAAAGGAGTTGGACCTCGCTATTGTCCATCAATTGAAGACAAGATTGTGCGTTTTGCTGATAAAGAACGTCACCAGCTTTTCCTTGAACCAGAAGGGCGTCAGACAGATGAAGTTTACGTTCAAGGACTGTCAACCTCATTGCCAGAAGATGTGCAACGCGATCTGATTCATTCAGTAAAAGGCTTGGAAAATGCTGAAATGATGCGTACCGGTTATGCTATCGAATATGACATTGTCTTACCACATCAATTGCGTGCTACGCTAGAGACTAAGGTTATTTCGGGTCTCTTTACAGCCGGACAGACTAATGGTACATCTGGTTATGAGGAAGCTGCAGGACAAGGGATTATTGCGGGTATCAATGCTGCTCTTAAAGTTCAAGGCAAGCCTGAATTTATTTTAAAACGCTCGGATGCTTACATCGGTGTCATGATTGATGACCTTGTTACAAAAGGGACTCTGGAGCCTTATCGTTTGTTGACCTCTCGTGCTGAATACCGACTTATTCTTCGTCATGATAATGCTGATATGCGGTTGACACCACTTGGTCGACAAGTTGGTTTAGTTGACGATGAACGTTGGAATATCTTTGAAATCAAAAAAAATCAATTTGACAATGAGTTGACAAGACTTGACACGGTTAAGCTAAAACCTGTCAAGCAAACCAATGAACGTATTCAGGCACTAGGTTTTAAACCATTGACAGATGCTATGACAGCTAAGGCTTTTATGCGTCGTCCAGAAATTGACTACAAGCTAGCAACCGAGTTTGTTGGTCCAGCCGTAGAAGAGCTGGATAGTAAGGTCATTGAACTATTGGAAACAGAAATCAAATACGAAGGCTACATTAATAAGGCTCTTGACCAAGTTGACAAGATGAAACGGATGGAAGAAAAACGTATTCCTGCTAATATTGATTGGGATGCCATTGATTCTATTGCGACAGAAGCTCGTCAGAAATTCAAGAAAATCAATCCAGAAACTATCGGTCAAGCTAGCCGTATTTCAGGTGTCAACCCAGCCGATATTTCCATTTTGATGGTTTACTTAGAAGGGAATAATAAAGCCCGTAGAAACCTTCAATAA
- a CDS encoding transglycosylase, translating into MTRKTLWKENRMKKSGLLFMLAILACGAILVATGMFSSNSYFSKAESEEVKASSTDQSKAPSSSSSDVKDSSSQPSSTSDKPSTSSTEESATQPDASITEVAEVATPEETTVAAASQESVATKATYNTQVATGVPAQTQMTQQHVAPSGRVLSNGNTAGRDGAYAAAQMAAATGVDQATWEHIIARESNGQVGARNASGASGLFQTMPGWGSTATVQDQINSAINAYNAQGLSAWGY; encoded by the coding sequence ATGACAAGAAAAACATTATGGAAAGAGAATAGAATGAAGAAATCAGGTTTATTATTTATGTTGGCTATCTTAGCTTGTGGAGCTATTTTAGTGGCAACAGGTATGTTTAGTTCAAACAGTTATTTTTCGAAAGCTGAGTCTGAAGAGGTAAAAGCTAGTTCAACTGATCAATCTAAGGCGCCAAGTTCATCTTCTAGTGACGTCAAAGACTCGTCGTCACAACCCTCAAGTACTTCGGACAAACCAAGTACATCAAGTACAGAAGAGAGTGCCACTCAGCCCGATGCTTCAATTACAGAAGTTGCTGAAGTAGCGACTCCAGAAGAAACAACGGTTGCTGCCGCTAGTCAAGAGTCAGTGGCGACGAAAGCAACTTATAATACTCAAGTAGCAACAGGCGTTCCGGCTCAGACCCAAATGACACAGCAACATGTTGCACCGTCAGGACGTGTCTTATCAAATGGAAATACTGCCGGTAGAGATGGGGCTTATGCAGCAGCTCAGATGGCAGCAGCAACAGGTGTTGACCAAGCCACTTGGGAACACATCATTGCTCGTGAATCAAATGGCCAAGTTGGCGCTCGCAATGCCTCAGGTGCCTCTGGTCTTTTCCAAACCATGCCAGGATGGGGTTCAACAGCAACCGTACAAGATCAAATCAATTCTGCGATTAATGCTTATAATGCCCAAGGCCTATCAGCTTGGGGTTACTAA
- the sdaAB gene encoding L-serine ammonia-lyase, iron-sulfur-dependent subunit beta, which produces MKPLKFQSVFDIIGPVMIGPSSSHTAGAVRIGRLIHSIFGKEPTEVTFHLYNSFAKTYRGHGTDRALVAGIMGMDTDNPDIKNSLEIAHEKGIRIYWEILKEGDAPHPNTVKIEVKDADGSSMSLTGISIGGGNIEVTELNGFAVTLQMNTPTIIVVHQDIPGMIARVTDILSDYNINIAQMNVTRENAGQKAIMIIEVDSRDCQEAVKAIENIPHLYNVNYFG; this is translated from the coding sequence ATGAAACCCTTAAAATTTCAATCTGTTTTTGATATTATTGGCCCTGTTATGATTGGTCCATCGAGTAGTCATACCGCAGGCGCTGTACGAATTGGACGACTCATCCACTCCATTTTTGGGAAAGAACCTACGGAAGTCACTTTTCACCTCTACAATTCATTTGCCAAAACTTATCGGGGCCATGGTACAGACCGTGCTCTTGTTGCTGGGATAATGGGAATGGATACAGACAATCCTGATATTAAAAATTCTCTGGAAATAGCTCATGAAAAAGGCATTCGTATCTACTGGGAAATCTTGAAAGAAGGCGATGCGCCGCATCCAAATACCGTTAAAATCGAAGTTAAAGATGCTGACGGCAGTAGTATGAGCCTAACTGGTATTTCAATTGGTGGTGGTAATATTGAAGTCACCGAATTAAATGGTTTTGCGGTAACCTTGCAGATGAACACACCAACGATTATCGTTGTCCATCAAGATATCCCTGGCATGATTGCGAGAGTAACAGATATCTTATCAGATTACAATATCAACATCGCTCAAATGAATGTGACACGTGAGAATGCAGGTCAAAAAGCCATTATGATCATTGAAGTAGACTCAAGAGACTGTCAAGAAGCTGTCAAGGCTATTGAGAACATTCCACATCTCTATAATGTCAATTACTTTGGGTAA
- the sdaAA gene encoding L-serine ammonia-lyase, iron-sulfur-dependent, subunit alpha, which produces MFYSIEELVQQAEENYKGSVADLMVATETSLTGRQADEIRFIMSRNLDVMLASVKDGLNDDKSVSGLTGGDALKLHHYIQAGNTLSESTILTAARNAIAVNEQNAKMGLVCATPTAGSAGCIPAIISTAIEKLKLTREEQLDFLFTAGAFGLVIANNASISGAEGGCQAEVGSAAAMGAAAITMAAGGSAYQASQAIAFVIKNLLGLVCDPVAGLVEVPCVKRNAMGASFALVAADMALAGIESKIPVDEVVDAMYQVGKTMPTAFKETAEGGLAATPTGKRYAQEIFGGI; this is translated from the coding sequence ATGTTCTACTCGATCGAAGAATTAGTTCAACAGGCAGAAGAAAACTACAAGGGGTCAGTAGCAGATTTAATGGTTGCCACTGAAACTAGCTTGACAGGTCGTCAAGCAGATGAAATTCGCTTCATCATGTCCCGTAATTTAGACGTCATGCTAGCTTCTGTAAAAGATGGGCTGAATGATGATAAGTCTGTTAGTGGATTGACAGGTGGTGATGCTCTGAAACTGCACCACTACATCCAAGCTGGCAATACTTTATCTGAATCTACTATCCTGACCGCTGCCCGAAATGCTATTGCAGTCAATGAACAAAATGCCAAAATGGGACTAGTCTGTGCTACTCCGACAGCTGGTAGCGCTGGTTGTATTCCAGCAATCATTTCAACAGCAATTGAAAAATTAAAGTTGACTCGAGAAGAGCAACTTGACTTCCTTTTTACAGCAGGTGCCTTTGGATTAGTTATTGCCAATAATGCTTCCATCTCCGGAGCAGAAGGTGGTTGTCAAGCAGAGGTTGGATCAGCTGCGGCCATGGGAGCTGCGGCTATCACAATGGCTGCTGGCGGTAGTGCTTACCAAGCCAGTCAGGCCATCGCCTTTGTCATAAAAAATCTTCTAGGACTAGTTTGTGATCCCGTTGCAGGTTTGGTTGAAGTTCCATGTGTCAAGCGTAATGCTATGGGAGCTAGTTTCGCCCTAGTAGCAGCCGATATGGCTCTAGCTGGTATTGAGTCAAAAATTCCTGTTGATGAAGTTGTTGATGCTATGTATCAAGTCGGTAAGACCATGCCGACAGCCTTCAAAGAAACTGCCGAAGGTGGGCTAGCTGCTACACCAACTGGCAAACGTTATGCCCAAGAAATTTTTGGAGGTATCTAG